In Epinephelus fuscoguttatus linkage group LG15, E.fuscoguttatus.final_Chr_v1, a genomic segment contains:
- the LOC125902774 gene encoding uncharacterized protein LOC125902774 produces MLSINYSLHVRKHYTAVQSSLTPKQLEDFTQNLRTTFGREGKVTLGGVGVVALSLAMLFDTLARQARGEWVPDSGPIPGLFLKNVRGYYPPHVYTVSEYLRLVPYIANNPTRMKKESQRYLKQLKIDDQLLDKLGENNTFPEMDGTTALNVVLGKFFAGSLKLHLHRIRNTTAKEVFRPNGQWPSAYYIYNLNCDPETANNDFFVKMQK; encoded by the exons ATGCTGTCCATCAACTATTCACTTCATGTGAGGAAGCACTACACAGCAGTGCAGTCCTCCCTGACACCCAAGCAGTTGGAGGACTTCACCCAGAACCTGAGGACCACTTTTGGCAGGGAGGGCAAGGTCACTCTCGGTGGGGTAGGGGTAGTGGCTCTGTCACTGGCTATGCTGTTTGACACTCTTGCCAGACAGGCCAGAGGAGAGTGGGTGCCAGACTCAGGGCCGATTCCTGGTTTATTTCTCAAAAATGTGAGAGGGTACTACCCACCACATGTCTACACAGTCAGTGAGTACCTGAGGCTCGTACCCTACATTGCAAACAACCCCACCAGGATGAAAAAGGAATCACAGAG GTACCTCAAGCAGTTAAAAATTGATGACCAATTGTTGGACAAACTGGgagaaaacaacacatttcCGGAAATGGATGGAACAACAGCACTCAATGTGGTTCTGGGAAAGTTTTTTGCAGGCAGTTTGAAGCTTCACCTCCACCGCATCAGAAACACTACAGCTAAAGAGGTGTTCAGACCTAATGGCCAATGGCCATCAGCCTATTATATCTATAATCTCAACTGTGACCCAGAGACAGCCaacaatgatttttttgtcaaaatgcaaaaatag